GCGTTCTTCCCATTGACATAGAAATTTAGGAGGCGTTTAGGCTCCCCTGTAGGTTCGAATAGCCTCTCTGCAAGCGAATCCCCGTACATACTTCTTAGCTTCTCTAGGGCTTCTCCTAGGGTTGAAGCTGAGACTTGAATTTTTTTACGCCCCCCAGCAAGCTTTGAAAGCAGTGACGGAAGTACTACTGTAACCTTCGACTTCACGCTGTAACCTCCAGTAGTCTCCTTAAAGCCTCCAGCTTTGGCTCTATGACGGGCAGATATGGCAGCGAACCCTCCAAGGCTTCCACGGTCTTTAATCCATTCCCAGTGACATAGCATGTGACATGTTCATCCCTGGAGATCAATCCTGAATCTGCAAGTTTCCTCAGGGCGGCTATAGTGGCACCGCCTGCGGGCTCCGCGAATATTCCTTCCTTTCGTGCTAGCAGTTTGATTCCTTCTACGATCTCTTTGTCACTTACCGATACTGCTGTTCCACTAGATTCCCTTATGCTCTTTAGGGCGTATATGCCGTCGCCAGGATCCCCTATGGCTAGGCTTTTAGCGATCGTATCCGGCTTATCCATGGGCATTACATATGAATCCTTGGAGTTGTAGGCTTTAACTATTGGAGCGCATCCCTCAGGTTGGACGCCGGTTATCTTAATCCTACATCTGGGGGTCAAGCCGAGCCCAGAAAGCTCTT
This region of Candidatus Bathyarchaeota archaeon genomic DNA includes:
- a CDS encoding MoaD family protein → MKSKVTVVLPSLLSKLAGGRKKIQVSASTLGEALEKLRSMYGDSLAERLFEPTGEPKRLLNFYVNGKNARLCGFLNTELRDGDEIVIMPGVSGG